Proteins encoded together in one Triticum dicoccoides isolate Atlit2015 ecotype Zavitan chromosome 7B, WEW_v2.0, whole genome shotgun sequence window:
- the LOC119335951 gene encoding serine/threonine-protein kinase RIO1-like → MVHVELDRADEWSESDVSEDVSDSEVGDGLDWLDAVESHDGSARLSAAFSIVGGAAAARRPNAHGGVLSRPFQPLSNRTQKLASHIRATPLEEWEGRMNVGMSNSVTTAIRDSIRDTSIGKIRNHEKADRATVEQAIDPRTRMVLFKMLNSGVFNNINGCISTGKEANVYHATKIDGQELAIKVYKTSVLVFKDRDRYVQGDYXFRYGYCKHNPRKMVKTWAEKEMRNLKRVAAAKIRCPAPLLLKLHVLVMEFIGKGGWAAPRLKDAALSVDKLREAYFEIVTIMRTLYQKCKLVHGDLSEYNILYFKGHLYIIDVSQSVDVDHPLALDLLKEDCLHVSDFFLKRGVAVMTVMDLFNFVIDQNIADDDVDDYLEKVQQKMLENGDTLANDDDISPTVMVQTLDYVKQCEADIVNMSMLQRPSLCYEPPADKLYNQPLLGFVRAEKNKRTAEKQKKQLSHNKCSLLSSGCCSSSGEDSRYEADPKMGPEERKAARKEEKKKVKEEKREARKTKEPKADKKRRKKMAKAKCKK, encoded by the exons ATGGTGCACGTCGAGCTCGACCGTGCGGACGAGTGGTCCGAGTCCGACGTCTCGGAAGATGTCTCCGACTCCGAAGTGGGCGATGGCCTGGACTGGCTCGACGCCGTCGAGAGCCATGATGGTTCAGCCCGGCTATCCGCCGCCTTCTCGATCGTCGGAGGCGCGGCCGCGGCGCGGAGGCCGAATGCGCACGGCGGCGTGCTCTCCCGCCCCTTTCAGCCGCTCTCCAATCGCACGCAGAAGCTCGCCTCCCACATCCGGGCCACGCCCTTGGAG GAGTGGGAAGGTAGAATGAACGTGGGGATGTCAAATTCGGTAACGACTGCAATCAGGGACAGCATAAGGGACACATCAATTGGCAAAATAAGGAACCATGAGAAGGCCGATCGTGCTACGGTGGAACAG GCCATTGACCCAAGAACACGCATGGTTTTGTTCAAGATGTTGAACAGTGGTGTTTTTAATAATATAAATGGTTGCATTTCTACAGGAAAAGAG GCAAATGTCTATCATGCAACAAAGATAGATGGCCAGGAGCTAGCAATCAAAGTCTATAAAACCTCTGTCCTTGTCTTTAA GGATAGAGACAGATATGTTCAAGGAGATTATC NTTTTAGATATGGTTACTGCAAGCATAATCCCCGGAAAATGGTTAAGACCTGGGCTGAAAAGGAAATGAGAAATCTTAAACG AGTGGCAGCAGCTAAAATTCGATGCCCAGCACCATTGCTCCTGAAGCTTCATGTATTGGTGATGGAATTCATAG GGAAAGGAGGTTGGGCTGCTCCTCGTCTTAAGGATGCTGCTTTGTCGGTTGACAAGCTGCGTGAAGCTTACTTTGAG ATTGTTACGATAATGAGGACACTTTATCAAAAGTGCAAGCTGGTCCATGGCGATTTGAGTGAATATAACATTCTTTATTTTAAG GGCCACTTATATATCATTGATGTTTCGCAATCTGTTGATGTTGATCACCCTTTGGCGTTGGACTTATTAAAGGAAGATTGTTTGCATGTTTCT GACTTCTTTCTGAAACGAGGTGTCGCTGTCATGACAGTAATGGATCTATTTAATTTTGTGATTGATCAAAACATTGCGGATGACGATGTAGATGATTACTTAGAAAAG GTTCAGCAGAAGATGTTGGAGAATGGAGATACACTCGCAAATGATGATGACATATCTCCAACAGTCATGGTGCAG ACGTTGGATTATGTGAAGCAGTGTGAGGCTGATATAGTCAACATGTCAATGTTGCAACGACCATCCCTGTGTTACGAGCCACCAGCGGATAAGCTTTATAACCAGCCATTGCTAGGATTTGTGCGGGCTGAAAAAAACAAGCGTACTGCTGAAAAGCAGAAAAAACAGTTGTCACATAATAAGTGCTCATTGCTAAGTAGTGGATGTTGCTCTAGTTCTGGTGAAGATTCGAGGTATGAGGCTGATCCCAAGATGGGACCTGAGGAGAGGAAGGCTGCtcggaaggaggagaagaagaaagtgaaagaagagaagagagaagctCGGAAGACGAAGGAGCCGAAAGCCgataagaagaggaggaagaaaatgGCAAAAGCGAAGTGCAAGAAGTAG